A DNA window from Fodinibius sp. Rm-B-1B1-1 contains the following coding sequences:
- a CDS encoding ribonucleotide-diphosphate reductase subunit beta, whose product MPTKLIGRTSVRDNIKLSEDPSYPIFKELYEKQKKVVWFPEELNIQQDALDYHSLTDDEKELFDTAVGYFCSSELLVQNVLVNSFFPLLTDPHAKMSFSTQLFMENIHSDFFEIVLQSFGLDREKMYDVAFDDPILRKKQNLIVDEIDKISHGKINPETLKGQKQVLRAILLNNIILEGIFFYSSFAHFFALKDMAKMKNVVSGVELVLIDESLHLQNGIEAILIMLDENPEIVEDTEYVQDIRNVILEGTSLEIEYVKHQFGDRTILGISSGEMERYLKYITDRRLQELGFQQEFHINENPLRFLQKEDVKKLINFFEVSSTEYTNY is encoded by the coding sequence ATGCCTACAAAATTAATTGGACGTACTTCGGTGCGTGATAATATCAAACTGAGCGAAGACCCTTCTTATCCCATTTTTAAAGAACTGTACGAGAAACAGAAAAAAGTGGTGTGGTTCCCCGAGGAGCTGAATATCCAGCAGGATGCCCTCGACTATCATTCACTTACCGACGATGAAAAAGAATTGTTCGATACAGCGGTGGGCTATTTTTGTTCGTCGGAGCTACTGGTGCAAAATGTGTTGGTCAATTCTTTTTTTCCGCTGTTGACTGATCCGCATGCGAAGATGAGTTTCAGTACACAGCTTTTTATGGAAAATATACACAGCGATTTCTTTGAAATTGTGCTGCAATCGTTCGGGCTGGATAGAGAGAAAATGTACGATGTGGCTTTCGACGATCCCATACTGCGAAAAAAACAGAACCTTATTGTCGATGAGATCGACAAAATTAGTCACGGGAAAATTAATCCTGAAACCCTCAAAGGGCAAAAGCAGGTACTCCGAGCTATTCTGCTCAACAACATTATCCTTGAAGGGATTTTCTTCTACTCTTCTTTTGCCCATTTCTTTGCACTCAAAGATATGGCAAAAATGAAAAATGTGGTCTCAGGGGTAGAGCTGGTACTCATCGATGAGTCGCTTCACCTGCAAAACGGTATTGAAGCCATCCTGATTATGCTGGACGAAAACCCAGAAATTGTTGAGGATACCGAATATGTGCAGGACATCCGCAATGTGATTTTGGAAGGAACCTCACTCGAAATTGAATACGTGAAGCACCAGTTCGGGGACCGGACAATTCTGGGTATTTCATCGGGGGAAATGGAGCGTTATCTCAAATACATAACCGACCGCCGGCTGCAAGAGCTTGGTTTTCAGCAGGAGTTCCATATCAATGAAAACCCACTGCGATTTCTGCAGAAAGAAGACGTTAAAAAGCTGATCAACTTTTTCGAAGTCTCATCTACTGAATACACAAACTATTAA